A single Anabas testudineus chromosome 10, fAnaTes1.2, whole genome shotgun sequence DNA region contains:
- the gpc2 gene encoding glypican-2 translates to MDTRLSFSRHPLLVLLGTIAALSGTRSPVAAAGRSCADTRQVYAEKGYSTGTAPLTQISGEHLRLCPQDYTCCSSQMEETLALQSERDFLKAVEDNSQFLLTTFTQRHRRFDEFFRELIDLSEKSMNQMFTKTYGRLFTQNAHVFQELFVELRRYYSGGSVSLTEVLSDFWSRLVERVFSLVNPQYLFTEDYLECVSKHAEQLQPFGDVPRKLRVQVSRAFIAARALSQGLATGRDIVNKATKLTADSECVRGLMRQWYCPLCRGVPSLRPCHSLCLNVMKGCLANQADLDTEWNNFIDALYQVSEKLEGPFNMELAADSISVKVSEAIMHMQENSVTISTKVFQGCGNPRPAPGRSKRSPKESGGNRRPFRTYSPEEKPTTASGTNLDRLVTELKERLRPMRGFWVSLPHTICSDEKMAADVTNEERCWNGQTRGRYLPDVTGDGLVSQVNNPEVEVDIAKPDVRTRQLIMELRVGTNKLRHAQSGQDIDFMDSEEGSGSGGGDHGERYNDDWPGYGPYSPPHNNPPRNPASNPAKPPRVRERNGSKWNRNNGRARSTCSQLTSSLFPLFSLPFMVTLALMWR, encoded by the exons ATGGACACCCGGCTTTCTTTCTCCAGGCATCCGCTGCTGGTGCTCCTTGGCACGATCGCTGCGCTGTCGGGGACCCGGAGCCCCGTGGCTGCTGCCGGGAGGAGCTGCGCCGACACACGGCAGGTGTACGCGGAGAAGGGGTACAGCACAGGCACCGCTCCGCTGACTCAAATCTCCG GTGAGCACCTGCGACTGTGTCCTCAGGACTACACCTGCTGCTCCAGTCAGATGGAGGAGACTCTTGCCCTGCAGAGCGAAAGAGACTTCCTCAAAGCCGTCGAAGACAACAGCCAGTTCCTTTTGACCACTTTTACCCAGAGACACCGCAGATTTGATG agttCTTTAGAGAGCTTATAGATCTGTCAGAGAAGTCCATGAACCAGATGTTTACGAAGACCTATGGCCGGCTATTCACCCAGAATGCACATGTCTTCCAGGAGCTGTTTGTGGAGCTTCGCAGATATTATTCTG GGGGAAGCGTAAGTCTGACAGAGGTTCTCTCAGACTTCTGGTCCAGATTGGTGGAGCGCGTCTTCTCTCTGGTCAACCCCCAGTATCTGTTCACTGAAGACTACCTGGAGTGTGTCAGCAAACATGCTGAACAGCTGCAGCCTTTTGGGGACGTGCCCCGCAAACTGCGCGTACAA GTGTCCAGAGCTTTCATTGCTGCCAGAGCATTATCTCAGGGCTTGGCTACTGGTCGCGACATTGTTAACAAAGCAACTAAG ttgACTGCAGACTCAGAGTGCGTGCGCGGCCTGATGCGTCAGTGGTACTGCCCGCTGTGCCGAGGCGTGCCCTCCCTGCGACCCTGCCACTCCCTGTGCCTTAATGTGATGAAGGGCTGTTTGGCCAATCAGGCCGACCTGGACACTGAATGGAACAATTTCATTG ATGCTCTGTACCAGGTTTCAGAGAAGTTAGAGGGGCCGTTCAACATGGAGCTTGCAGCCGACTCCATTTCTGTCAAAGTGTCAGAAGCCATCATGCACATGCAGGAAAACAGTGTCACCATCTCCACTAAG GTGTTCCAGGGTTGTGGAAACCCCAGGCCAGCTCCAGGACGATCCAAGCGCTCACCCAAAGAGTCCGGGGGCAACAGGAGGCCGTTCCGCACCTACAGTCCTGAAGAGAAACCCACCACTGCTTCAGGCACCAACCTAGATCGGCTG GTTACTGAGCTGAAGGAGCGATTGCGGCCCATGCGGGGCTTCTGGGTGTCCCTCCCACACACCATCTGCAGTGATGAGAAGATGGCTGCCGACGTCACTAATGAGGAGCGCTGCTGGAACGGGCAGACCCGGGGGAG GTACCTCCCAGATGTGACAGGTGATGGCCTAGTCAGCCAGGTCAATAAcccagaggtggaggtggacaTTGCCAAACCAGATGTGAGGACCAGACAACTGATCATGGAGCTGAGAGTGGGGACCAACAAGCTGAGACATGCTCAGAGTGGACAGGACATTGACTTCATGGACA GCGAGGAGGGCAGTGGTTCAGGGGGTGGAGATCATGGTGAAAGGTACAATGATGATTGGCCAGGCTATGGGCCTTACTCTCCGCCCCACAACAACCCCCCACGTAACCCTGCCTCCAACCCTGCGAAGCCTCCTCGAGTGCGAGAACGAAATGGGTCCAAGTGGAACAGAAACAATGGACGGGCTCGATCCACATGCAGCCAGCTCACCTCCTCcctgtttcctttgttttctttgcctttcATGGTCACTCTTGCCCTCATGTGGAGATAG